DNA from Kitasatospora herbaricolor:
GCGATGTGGCGGCTCTACCTGGTCTCCGCCCTGCGCTACCCGTGGACGCTCGTCATCGAGCGGGTGGAGTCCGCGGCCGTGTGGATCCCGCCGGGCGGCTTCGAGCTGACCCACGAGGAGGAGGACACCCTGGAGCGCCTGCTGCTGGACGGCGTGGGCCGGCAGGGTGCCGACGAGATCCTGCGGATCTTCGAGCAGCTCGACGCGGCCCGGCCCGACGAGCCGCACCACTACCTCACCCTGCTGGGCACCCACGACGACCACCGCGGCAAGGGCCTGGGGACGGGCCTGCTGGCGGAGAGCCTGGCCCGGATCGACGCCCTGGGCTCACCCGCCTACCTGGAGTCGTCCAACCCGGCGAACGACGCCCGGTACCAGCGGGCCGGTTTCGTCCCCCGGGACCGGATCACCGTGCCCTCCGGCCATGTCGTGACGACCATGTGGCGCCCGGCGCGTTGACGGGTCGTCGGCCCGCCGCCGAACGGCCGGAGCCCCGCGCGCCCGACGACGGGCACGCGGGGCTCCGGAGGGCCGGTCAGCCCAGCCGCTTCAGCAGCTCCGCCGCCAGCGGGGCCGAGGAGGCCGGGTTCTGGCCGGTCACCAGGTTGCGGTCGGTGACCACGAACGGGGCCCAGGCCTCGCCCTCCTGGAAGTCGGCGCCGAGCGCCACCAGCCGGTCCTGCAGCAGCCACTTCGCCCGGTCGGCGAGCCCGGCCTGGGTCTCCTCGGCGTTGGTGAAGCCGGTCAGGCGGTACCCGGCGAACGGCGAGACGCCGTCGTCGTCCCGGGCCGCCAGCAGCGCGGCCGGGCCGTGGCAGACCACACCGAGCGGCTTGCCGGACCTCAGCGCCAGGGTGAGCAGCCGGCCGGAGTCGGCGTCGACCGCGAGGTCCTCCATCGGGCCGTGCCCGCCCGGGTAGAACACGGCGTCGTAGTCCTCCAGTGCCACGTCCTGCAGCTTGAGCGGGTGCTGGAGCCCGGTGATGCCGGCCAGGGCCTCCGTCACCGCCCGCGCGCCCTCCTCGCCGCCGTTGAACTCCGGCGCCAGGCTGCCCTTGTCGACGGTCGGGACCACGCCGCCGGGCGTGGCGAAGACGACCTCGTGGCCGGCGGCCTTGAACGCCTGGTAGGGGGTGACGGCCTCCTCGGCCCAGAAGCCGGAGGGGTGCTCGGTGCCGTCCGCCAGCGTCCAGTGGTCGGCACCGGTCAGCACGAAAAGGATCTTAGCCATGGTGGTTTCACTCCGTGGGGTGGTGGGCCGGGCGCCGGCGTCCCGTGGCCGGGACGCCGGATCGCTCATCGCCTCGAACGTAGCCCCGCCCGGCATCGGCGACCAATGGGCGCACCGATGCCGGGCATCGGAAGACCGATGCCTCGTCCGGGAATGTTCCGCGCGCCGGCGCGAACCCCCCCCGGCCGGGCGCGCGCCCGGTCCGCAGGGCCCCCGGCGGCCCGTAGACTCCCGCCCATGAGCGATCGGGACGCCACCGGGGCCGGCCCCCTGGACCTGAACCTGCTGCGCACCTTCCTGGCGGTCCACCGCTCCGGCTCGTTCACCGCGGCGTCCCACCGGCTCGGGCTGTCGCAGTCCACGGTGACGGCCCAGATCCGCACCCTGGAGCAGCGGCTGGGCCGCCGGCTCTTCGAACGCGGCGCCCGGGGCGTGACGCCACTGGCCTTCGCGGACGAGTACGCCGCCCGGCTCCGCGCCCCGCTGGACGAACTGGCGGCCCTCGCCCGCGGCGAGGGGGAGCCGATCACCGCGGAGCCGGTCCACCTGGCCGGGCCGGCCGAGTTCCTCGGCACCTGCCTCCTCCCGGCGCTCGCGCCGCTGGTCGCCGAGGGCCTGCGGCTGCGGGTGGTCACCGGGCTGACCGATCCGCTCCTGGAGGAGCTGCGGGCCGGCCGGCACGACCTGGTCGTCGCCACCCGGCGTCCCCGCGGCCGCACGCTCAGCGCCGTGCCGCTCGCCGACGAGGAGTTCGTCCTGGTCGCCGCGCCGCTCTGGGCCCGGCGGCTGGCCGGCCGGGACCTGCCCGGGGCGCTGGACGAGGTGCCGCTGGTCAGCTACGCCGAGGACCTGCCGATAGCCCGCCGCTACTGGCGGCACGTCTTCGACCGCCGTCTCGGCGCCCGGGCCGCGGTGACCGTCCCCGACCTGCGCGCCGTCCTGGCGGCGCTCACCGCCGGCGCCGGCTGGAGCGTTCTGCCGGGCTACCTCTGCCGGGACCGGCTCGCCTCCGGCGAGCTGGTCCTGCTGCACGAGCCCGAGGACCCGCCGATCAACACCGCGTACCTGGTCCGCCGGCCCGCCGGCTCGGACAATCCGCAGGTGGAGCTGGTCCGCGAGCGGCTGCTGGCCGTGGCGAGGACCTGGTGAGGCCCGCCGGCGCCGCGGCAGCCGGGGCGGCCTGCGACGATCCGTCCCCGTCCGCCGGTACCCCGTCCGCCGGTGCCCCGGCACCCGGGCGGGGCCGGCCGGCCCGCACGCAACCGAACCGACCCGAGGAGCACCGAGTGAAGCTGTCCGACCTCCTGGCCGGCCACCCGTACACCGTTCTGCGCGGCGACCCCGCGCTGGACGTCACCGGCGGGGTGTCGGACAGCTCCGCCGACGCCGGGGAGGGGTGGCTGTTCGTCGCCGTTCCGGGCCGGCGCGCCGACGGGCACGACCACCTGCACCGGGCCGCCGCGGCCGGGGCGGTCGCCGCGCTGGTCAGCCGCACGCCCGCCGACCTGCCCGAGGGGATGTGCGTGGTCCGGGTCGAGGACACCAGGGCGGCTGCCTCGCTGGCCGCCGCCCGGTGGTTCGGCGAGCCGGGCCGCGCGATGGACGTGGTGGCCGTCACCGGCACCAACGGCAAGACCTCCGTCGCGGCGATGATCGAGAGCGTCGTCACCGAGCTCACCTCGGCGCCGGTCGGCGTGATCGGCACCGGCGGGCCCCGGCTGGGCGGCCGGCCGGTACCGCTGGCCACCAGCACCCCGACCACCCCGCAGCCCGTCGACCTGCAGCGGATCCTCGCCCACCTGCGGGACGGCCGGGCCCGGACGGTGGTGATGGAGGTGTCCTCGATGGCGCTCGCCCAGCACCGCACCGACCACGTGTTCGCCCGGACGGGGGTGTTCACCAACCTCAGCCCCGACCACCTGGACGACCACGGCACCATGGCGGCCTACAAGCAGGCCAAACTGCGGCTCTTCGCGGGCCTCTGCGAGCGGGCGGTGGTGAACGCGGACGACCCGGTCGCCGCGGAGATCCTGGCGCTGATGCCGGCCGCGCTCACGTACGGGATCGACGCCCCGGCGCACTACCGGGCGACCGACGTGGTGGTCACCCCCGCGGGCAGCGCCTTCCGCCTGCAGCACGCCGGCCGGACGCACCGCGCGCGGGTGCCCGTGCCGGGCCTGTTCGGCGTGTACAACGCGCTCGCCGCCGTCGCGGCCTGCCACCAGCTCGGGCACGCCGTGCCCGACATCCTCCGCGCGCTGGAGCGGCTCCCGCAGATCCCCGGCCGTTTCGAGACGATCACCACCCCGGCCGGGGCCACGGTGGTGGTCGACTACGCGCACTCCACCGACTCGCTGGAGAAGGCGCTGGCCACCGTCCGGGGCTTCGCCACCGCGCGGGTGATCACCGTCTTCGGCTGCGGCGGTGACCGGGACGCGACCAAGCGGGCCCCGATGGGCGCGATCGCCGGCCGCTACTCGGACCTTGTCGTGCTCACCAGCGACAACCCGCGCAGCGAGGACCCGGAGGCGATCCTCGACGCCATCACGGAGGGACTGCGGGGCACGGACGCCGCCCACGAGCGGATCACCGACCGGCGCCAGGCCATCGCCCACGCGCTGGAGCACGCCGGGCCGGGGGACATCGTGCTGGTCGCGGGCAAGGGCTCGGAGACCTACCAGCTGATCGGCGACCGGGTGCTGCCGTTCGAGGACATGCGAGTGGTCCGGGAGCTCACCGCCCGCTGACGGCCCGCTGACGGAGGCCCCCGCCGCTGGTGCTCCCGTTTGTCGGCCCGTCACCCCGGCGGCCCGTCACCCCGCCGCTCCGTCACCCCGCCGTTCCGTCACCGCGCGGCCCCCGTACGGGGGCCGGGGCCGGCGGCATCCGGGTGGACGCGGTGGCGGACACGCCCCAGGGTGCACGGCCGGGGACCGGACTGATGGTAGGACTGGGGCGGGCGGCCGCCGCGGCCGAGCCCCGCACCGGAGGAGCCGGCATGAGCATCGAACAGCACCCGCTCGCCACCGCCGTCCACGAGGTGGACCGTCAGCTGCGCCGCACCGCCGTCGACCCCGTCTGCCGGGCCCGCGACCAGCGCTTCCGGCTCGGCGACGAGGAGTACCTGCTGGCGGCGGTGGCCGCGGCCGTCCGCAGCCTGGAGCAACTGTCCGAGGGCCTCGCCGACCAGCTCACCGGCGCCGCCTCGCGCGGTGTCCTGGACACCGCCGCCCGGCGCCTCGCCGACGTCTCCTCGCTCCTGAGCGACGGCGTCTCCCGGGCCGCCCGCGCCGCCCGGGCCACCGTGTAGGGACGTCCCGTCGTTGTACACCCCGGCGTTGCGCGGGTCGTGCGCAAGGAGTGAGCCAATGCCGACCGCCGCCGGTGTCCCGGCCCGACCGGTACCCGCCGGCGCGGCCGTCGCCGCGCCGGGGCCCCGGGCCGTCCGGTGAGCCGGCGCCTGCCGCAGTCCGCCGGCCCCAGACTGGCGGCCTCGACGGTCGTCGGCGCGTTGGTGGGCCTGCTCGTCGGCTGGCTGACCAGGGTGCCACTGGGGATCCTGGCCGGCATCGCCACCGTCGGCTCGATCTTCGTGGTGGCGGGCTGGGCGGTGCTCTGGCCGATGGACGCCCTCGCCACCCGGCGCAACGTACGGCGCGAGGACTTCCGCCCGGTCACCGAGGAACTCCTGGTGGTGTCCGCCGCCCTAGGCGGTCTGCTCGGCATCGTCATGCTGCTCCTGATCGCCCACCCCGACGGCCCGCACTCCGCCGGCGGCCGCGGCGCGGCGGCCGTCGCGCTCGCCGGCGTCTTCGCGGCCTGGGCGGCCCTGCACCTGATGTACGCCACCCGGTACGCGGACCTGTACTACGGGGAGCCCGGCGGCGGCATCGACTTCAACACCGAGGACCGGCCGAAGTACAGCGACTTCCTGTACTTCAGCTACAACCTCGGCATGACCTACCAGGTCTCCGACACCAGCGTCTCCAGCTCCAGGATCCGGGCGGTGGTCCTGCGGCACTGCCTGCTGTCCTACGTCTTCGGCGCCAGCATCCTCGCCACCACGATCAGCCTCGTCGCCGACTTCGTCACGCACTGACCATGCCCGGCCCCCGCTGCGGCGGGCCTGCGCTCAGCCAGCGGGCCGGGTGGTGGTAGGGCCGGAACCGGGACGGCTCCCCCCGGGGGCCCCACCCCGGGCCTGTCCTGCGGGCCGCTCGGGCCCTGCGGACCCGGCGGGTCGTCGGCGGAGTTCACCTCGTGCACCCCTTCGTCCGTCCGGGGCCCCCGTGCCCGCGGCCGTCCCGGGCCCGCGCGCCCTGGATCCACCGGGCGCGGGCCGCTGCCTGGCACCCCGGCCGAGGCTACGCCCGCCCGTCGGCCGCTGCGCGGCGGCCTCCGGGGTGCCCGACTACCTGCGACCCGGCGGTGACCGGACGTGCCCCCGCCGTGACCGGGCCCCCGGCCGCTCCCGCGCGGGCGCCCGCCGCCGTGCATCGGTTGATACGATCATGTTGTCTGCAATGTCGGCATTTGACACTGCCTCGCCCACCCCGGGAGTCGGAATGACTGGTGTCCCCGAGCCGATCAGCCCCGACGCCCGGCGGGCGCTGGAGCAGGAACTCTCCACGCTGCGCACCGAACGCGAGACGGTCGCCGCGACCCTGCGGGGCACCGACGCCGACTCGCCCGGTGACCTCGCGGACCAGGCGGACGAGTTGCAGCGGGCCACCGAGGCGGCCCGGCTGGACTCCCGGATCGCGGTGATCGAGGCGCGGCTCGCGCAGGCCGCCGTGGCCGTCCCGCCGGCCCCGGGTGTGGTGGGCGTGGGCAGCACGGTCACGGTGCGCTTCGCCGACGGCAGCACCACGGCCGTTCACCTCGGCGAGATCGCCGACTCCACGGACAGCGCCCTGGTGACCGCCGACAGCCCGCTCGGCCGCGCCCTGCTCGGCCGGGTCGCCGGCGATCCGGTGAGCTACCGGACCCCCGAGGGGCCGAAGAGCGCGGTCGTGGTCTCCGTCGGCTCCCCGTCCGGCGAGGCCTGACCGGACGTGACAGGCGGGACGGACGTGACGGACCGGGCGGCCGGGGCGGACGCCACGGGCCGCCTGGGGACCGGCCCGCCCGGCGCCGGAATTCGGTGAAGAGCACCTCCGCCGGCCCGGGGCAGGGCAGACTTGCGGACGTGTCACCCAGGAACCAGCCCCGCCGCGCCCAGGTCGTCCTCTCGCCGTTCGCGGAGGAGCAGCTGGCCGGCCTCTCGGCCGGCCAGACCCAGGCGCTGGACCGGGTGCTCGCCGTCCTCTCGGTCCGCCCCGACCTCGGCGAGCCGCGCCCGGACGGCCGGCTCCGGCTCTACCGCGACGAGGTCGACCACGTGCTGGTCGTCTACCACGTGACGGTCCTTCGGACGGTGGTCGTCGTCGGGTACCTGGAGGTCGACTGACCGGCCCGGACGTCGGCCGACGGGCCGGCCGAGCGGGTGGTCAGCTCCGCGGTCCCGCTCCGGCGGCCGCCCCGGCCGGAGCCTCCTCGGGCGTCGGGGACGATGCGGGGGCGGGAGCGGTAGCAGGGGACGGGGACGGTGCGGGATCCGGTTCCGTGCCGGCGGTGACGGCCGCCGCCCTGCGGGCGCCGGCGTCGGGCATGGTGAAGGCGAACACGGCCGCTGCCGCCGCGATCAGTGCCAGCACCAGGTAGCTGTGCTGGTAGGCCGTCAGCGGTGGCCCGTCGTGGCCCGCGCCGACGGGGTGGAGGACGAGCAGGGTGGTGACGGTCGCCGGGGCGAGGGCCGCTCCGGTCTGCCGCACCACGGTGTTGAGGGTGGCGGCGTGCGCCACGTCGGCCCTGGCGACGGTGGTGAACGAGGCGATCGTGGTGGGCATGAAGAACGCGCCCATCGCGAGGCCGAGCAGGAACATGTAGCCGCGCATCGCCCACAGGCCGGTGTGCGCGTCCGCGGTGGCGAAGAGCAGCAGGGCGGCGGTGACGCCCAGCAGTCCGGTGCCGATGATCACGCGCGGGCCGATCCGGGCGTAGAGCACGCCGACCACCTGCATGGTCAGCAGGACGCCGAAGGACTCGGTGAAGGTGACGCTGCCGCTGGCCAGCGGGCTGCCGCCGA
Protein-coding regions in this window:
- a CDS encoding DUF1345 domain-containing protein, translated to MSRRLPQSAGPRLAASTVVGALVGLLVGWLTRVPLGILAGIATVGSIFVVAGWAVLWPMDALATRRNVRREDFRPVTEELLVVSAALGGLLGIVMLLLIAHPDGPHSAGGRGAAAVALAGVFAAWAALHLMYATRYADLYYGEPGGGIDFNTEDRPKYSDFLYFSYNLGMTYQVSDTSVSSSRIRAVVLRHCLLSYVFGASILATTISLVADFVTH
- a CDS encoding UDP-N-acetylmuramoyl-L-alanyl-D-glutamate--2,6-diaminopimelate ligase, with translation MKLSDLLAGHPYTVLRGDPALDVTGGVSDSSADAGEGWLFVAVPGRRADGHDHLHRAAAAGAVAALVSRTPADLPEGMCVVRVEDTRAAASLAAARWFGEPGRAMDVVAVTGTNGKTSVAAMIESVVTELTSAPVGVIGTGGPRLGGRPVPLATSTPTTPQPVDLQRILAHLRDGRARTVVMEVSSMALAQHRTDHVFARTGVFTNLSPDHLDDHGTMAAYKQAKLRLFAGLCERAVVNADDPVAAEILALMPAALTYGIDAPAHYRATDVVVTPAGSAFRLQHAGRTHRARVPVPGLFGVYNALAAVAACHQLGHAVPDILRALERLPQIPGRFETITTPAGATVVVDYAHSTDSLEKALATVRGFATARVITVFGCGGDRDATKRAPMGAIAGRYSDLVVLTSDNPRSEDPEAILDAITEGLRGTDAAHERITDRRQAIAHALEHAGPGDIVLVAGKGSETYQLIGDRVLPFEDMRVVRELTAR
- a CDS encoding GNAT family N-acetyltransferase, with amino-acid sequence MTTEPLPSPVRVAGPADIDALVATMTTAFFQDPLWGPVFPDPDRRAELAGAMWRLYLVSALRYPWTLVIERVESAAVWIPPGGFELTHEEEDTLERLLLDGVGRQGADEILRIFEQLDAARPDEPHHYLTLLGTHDDHRGKGLGTGLLAESLARIDALGSPAYLESSNPANDARYQRAGFVPRDRITVPSGHVVTTMWRPAR
- a CDS encoding GreA/GreB family elongation factor, which gives rise to MTGVPEPISPDARRALEQELSTLRTERETVAATLRGTDADSPGDLADQADELQRATEAARLDSRIAVIEARLAQAAVAVPPAPGVVGVGSTVTVRFADGSTTAVHLGEIADSTDSALVTADSPLGRALLGRVAGDPVSYRTPEGPKSAVVVSVGSPSGEA
- a CDS encoding LysR family transcriptional regulator, whose translation is MSDRDATGAGPLDLNLLRTFLAVHRSGSFTAASHRLGLSQSTVTAQIRTLEQRLGRRLFERGARGVTPLAFADEYAARLRAPLDELAALARGEGEPITAEPVHLAGPAEFLGTCLLPALAPLVAEGLRLRVVTGLTDPLLEELRAGRHDLVVATRRPRGRTLSAVPLADEEFVLVAAPLWARRLAGRDLPGALDEVPLVSYAEDLPIARRYWRHVFDRRLGARAAVTVPDLRAVLAALTAGAGWSVLPGYLCRDRLASGELVLLHEPEDPPINTAYLVRRPAGSDNPQVELVRERLLAVARTW
- a CDS encoding type 1 glutamine amidotransferase domain-containing protein → MAKILFVLTGADHWTLADGTEHPSGFWAEEAVTPYQAFKAAGHEVVFATPGGVVPTVDKGSLAPEFNGGEEGARAVTEALAGITGLQHPLKLQDVALEDYDAVFYPGGHGPMEDLAVDADSGRLLTLALRSGKPLGVVCHGPAALLAARDDDGVSPFAGYRLTGFTNAEETQAGLADRAKWLLQDRLVALGADFQEGEAWAPFVVTDRNLVTGQNPASSAPLAAELLKRLG